A genome region from Planctomycetota bacterium includes the following:
- a CDS encoding CPBP family intramembrane metalloprotease: MPDTAATRRSEWGVAFEVMAAGLGMFLFGLCVHLRPPFVYLAPAGLLMAALSLVCFLGTEASPAAALGLSRFGRRAAVGSGVGIVIGLVIGPLYRTRWGWAIAPRALTGLALLFALIGATEELLYRGYMQGRLRRWGPVGAVLAAAFFHALYKLALFGSLPALLAEDADCVFLVVVTFLGGLGFGALREVSGSVVPPLLAHVVFDIVVYGERAAAPGWVWS, from the coding sequence ATGCCTGATACCGCGGCGACACGGCGCAGCGAATGGGGCGTGGCCTTCGAGGTCATGGCGGCCGGCCTGGGCATGTTCCTCTTCGGGCTGTGCGTGCACCTGCGCCCGCCATTCGTCTATCTCGCCCCGGCCGGGTTGCTGATGGCCGCTCTGTCGCTGGTCTGCTTCCTCGGCACTGAGGCGTCGCCCGCGGCGGCGCTTGGGCTCAGCCGTTTCGGGCGCCGGGCCGCCGTGGGGAGCGGCGTGGGGATCGTGATCGGCCTCGTCATTGGGCCGCTCTACCGCACGCGCTGGGGCTGGGCCATCGCGCCGCGGGCGCTCACGGGGCTTGCTCTGCTCTTCGCGCTCATCGGCGCAACCGAGGAACTGCTCTATCGCGGCTACATGCAGGGCCGGCTGCGTCGCTGGGGGCCGGTGGGCGCCGTGCTCGCCGCAGCTTTCTTCCACGCGCTCTACAAGCTTGCACTCTTCGGGTCGCTGCCTGCCCTGTTGGCGGAGGACGCCGATTGTGTCTTCCTGGTCGTCGTCACGTTTCTGGGCGGGCTGGGCTTTGGGGCGTTGCGTGAGGTCTCGGGCAGCGTCGTGCCGCCGCTGCTGGCCCACGTGGTCTTCGACATCGTGGTCTACGGCGAGCGCGCCGCCGCGCCGGGGTGGGTGTGGTCATAG